In Flavobacterium endoglycinae, one DNA window encodes the following:
- a CDS encoding glycosyltransferase family 2 protein: MTAQQSLSALLITHNEEPNIREVLDNLVFADEIIVVDSFSTDKTFEIACSYKNVKAFQRVFDNFALQRNYTIALASNPWILFIDADERVSPELQQEINTVINQEKSAAAYFMYRDFIFEDKKLRFSGWQTDKIIRLFKKENAAYNLNKIVHEKLIVKGEIKILKNRLTHYSYSNYKDYKQKMIFYGQLKAQEELMKNTNPTFFHFYIRPAYQFLNQYIFRFGFLDGKKGIIICYLNALSVAERFRELKKIKKKN; encoded by the coding sequence ATGACTGCTCAACAATCATTATCGGCTTTATTAATAACTCATAATGAAGAACCTAATATACGCGAGGTTCTTGACAATCTGGTTTTCGCAGATGAAATTATTGTTGTTGATTCTTTTAGCACTGATAAAACTTTTGAGATTGCTTGCAGCTACAAGAATGTAAAAGCTTTCCAACGTGTTTTTGATAATTTTGCCCTTCAGCGAAATTACACTATCGCACTTGCTTCCAATCCGTGGATACTTTTTATTGATGCTGATGAAAGAGTTAGTCCTGAACTTCAGCAGGAAATCAATACGGTTATAAATCAAGAAAAAAGCGCCGCGGCTTATTTTATGTACCGTGATTTTATTTTTGAAGATAAAAAACTACGCTTCAGCGGCTGGCAGACTGATAAAATTATCCGTCTTTTTAAAAAGGAAAATGCAGCTTACAATTTAAATAAAATTGTACACGAAAAATTAATCGTAAAAGGTGAAATTAAAATACTTAAAAACCGATTAACGCATTACTCCTATTCTAATTACAAAGATTACAAGCAAAAAATGATCTTTTACGGTCAATTAAAAGCACAGGAAGAATTAATGAAAAATACCAATCCAACGTTTTTTCATTTTTACATCAGACCTGCTTATCAATTTTTGAATCAATATATTTTTCGTTTTGGATTTTTAGACGGCAAAAAAGGCATTATTATCTGCTATCTAAATGCACTGAGTGTCGCAGAACGTTTTCGAGAGTTAAAAAAAATAAAGAAAAAGAATTAA
- a CDS encoding Kdo domain containing protein has product MNFKVNPIFEASTALILDKIKTFNTSGTLFGNGDRNKIKLFSIDDKTINIKSFKIPNLINKVAYRYFRKSKAKRSFEFATILLEKGIGTPQPIAFLENFNLIGLKDSYYASEHLITELTYRELVEIPDYPDHNNILRQFVKFTFDLHEKGVEFLDHSPGNTLIKKIDDSKYEFFLVDLNRMNFHNAMSFEQRMNNFSRLTPKKEMIEVMSNEYSKFYTSKSESEIFEKMWQATSTFQEEFMRKKRLKKKLKFWKKS; this is encoded by the coding sequence ATGAATTTTAAAGTAAATCCCATTTTTGAAGCTAGTACAGCATTAATTCTTGATAAAATTAAAACGTTTAATACTTCAGGAACTCTTTTTGGTAATGGTGATCGAAATAAAATAAAGCTTTTCAGCATTGATGATAAAACGATTAATATCAAATCGTTTAAAATTCCAAACCTTATTAATAAAGTAGCTTACCGTTATTTTAGAAAATCAAAAGCAAAGCGCTCATTTGAGTTTGCTACTATTTTATTAGAAAAAGGAATCGGAACTCCACAGCCCATTGCATTTCTCGAGAATTTTAATCTAATAGGATTAAAAGACAGTTATTATGCAAGTGAGCATTTAATTACAGAACTTACTTATAGAGAATTAGTAGAAATTCCTGATTATCCGGATCATAACAATATCTTAAGGCAGTTTGTAAAATTTACTTTTGATCTTCATGAAAAAGGAGTTGAATTTTTAGATCATTCTCCAGGAAATACTTTAATTAAAAAAATAGACGATTCTAAATATGAGTTCTTTTTGGTTGATTTAAACCGAATGAATTTTCATAATGCAATGTCTTTTGAACAGCGAATGAACAATTTCAGCCGTTTAACGCCTAAAAAAGAAATGATTGAAGTAATGAGTAATGAATACTCAAAATTCTATACCAGTAAATCTGAATCTGAAATCTTTGAAAAAATGTGGCAGGCTACTTCTACTTTTCAAGAGGAATTTATGAGAAAGAAAAGATTAAAGAAAAAATTGAAATTCTGGAAAAAGTCTTAA
- a CDS encoding glycosyltransferase family 4 protein yields the protein MSEKKSVFLETHNINNRATGLGTFNYELIKGLNQLSFDDLQIHLNAGKPELLKDEFGDKFKYHKYRSFHRYKPFRPLDKFDLWHSVNQNSKLEPRTDTKYLLTIHDVNFVEEISADMNHKRNRLFIEKLNKATAITYISEFAKKQTHQYFKVPDVPEHIIYNGNPISTLLDTTNFASNIPVDKPFFYTIGDFIERKNYVSIVNMMKLVKDFNLIISGNNTKKYGGVIRKLIDDNGLQNQVFLTGKVSDEAKQFYMKNCTAFLFPSIREGFGLPPIEAMSFGKPVFLSDKTSLPEIGGDIANYWSDFDPEYMKNILFEGLEHFNNHKSELEPLLKKRAASFDWKIAAAEYLNVYHQILK from the coding sequence ATGTCAGAAAAGAAAAGTGTTTTTTTAGAAACTCACAACATAAACAATCGAGCTACTGGTTTAGGCACTTTTAATTATGAACTTATTAAAGGATTAAATCAATTATCTTTTGATGATTTACAAATTCACCTAAACGCAGGTAAACCCGAATTGCTTAAAGACGAGTTTGGTGATAAATTTAAATATCACAAATACAGATCTTTTCACAGATACAAGCCTTTCAGACCTCTTGATAAATTTGATTTATGGCATTCTGTAAACCAGAATTCTAAATTAGAACCCAGAACCGATACTAAGTACCTTCTTACGATTCATGATGTCAATTTTGTAGAAGAAATATCTGCAGATATGAATCATAAACGTAATCGTTTATTCATCGAAAAACTGAATAAGGCAACCGCTATTACCTATATTTCTGAGTTTGCCAAAAAACAAACACATCAATATTTTAAAGTACCTGATGTGCCTGAGCATATTATTTACAACGGAAATCCAATATCTACTTTACTTGACACTACAAATTTTGCAAGCAACATTCCTGTAGATAAACCATTTTTTTATACCATTGGAGATTTTATCGAACGAAAAAATTATGTTTCGATCGTGAACATGATGAAATTGGTAAAAGATTTTAATTTAATCATTTCTGGAAACAATACTAAAAAATATGGTGGTGTTATTCGAAAATTAATTGATGATAATGGATTACAGAATCAAGTTTTCTTAACTGGAAAAGTAAGTGATGAAGCGAAGCAATTTTACATGAAAAATTGTACTGCATTTCTTTTTCCGTCCATAAGAGAAGGATTTGGGCTTCCGCCTATTGAAGCTATGAGCTTTGGAAAGCCCGTGTTTTTATCAGACAAGACTTCGCTTCCTGAAATTGGAGGAGATATCGCTAATTATTGGAGTGATTTTGATCCTGAATACATGAAAAATATTCTTTTTGAAGGATTAGAGCATTTCAACAATCATAAAAGCGAACTCGAGCCTTTATTGAAAAAAAGAGCTGCAAGTTTCGATTGGAAAATTGCAGCTGCAGAATATTTAAATGTTTATCATCAGATCTTGAAATAA
- a CDS encoding glycosyltransferase family 2 protein, producing MLEPKISVIMPVFNAIPFLGESIQSILNQTFSEFELIILNDKSTDESLEIINKFKAIDNRIVLIDKEQNVGPANLRNEGIHIAKGEYIALMDADDIAMPNRFEKQFTFLKNNPQIGLCGTWFTFFGAESKTIKHAVDSDAIKVSFLHSCNIGNPTVMFKKEVLGHLKFDNDYVPAEDYDLWSRLLAKTNFYNIPESLLNYRQHNTNISKTKIDNVNRSVRRVKINQLKHLEISDSDPKIDAYLNAVSLKKKLSPEEIIEAINASKYLVSQNAKVQYFNQELFEKHINKVLIRSIRNAASYNKSFYRFLKNDAASLFSKISLLDRTIIYFKSLKGK from the coding sequence ATGCTAGAACCTAAAATTTCTGTAATAATGCCCGTTTTTAATGCAATTCCTTTCTTAGGCGAGAGCATTCAAAGTATATTGAACCAAACTTTTTCAGAATTTGAACTTATAATTTTAAACGATAAATCTACAGATGAAAGTTTAGAAATAATTAACAAATTTAAAGCTATTGATAACCGAATTGTTTTGATTGATAAAGAACAAAATGTTGGTCCTGCAAACCTTAGAAATGAAGGAATACATATTGCAAAAGGAGAATATATTGCTTTAATGGATGCCGATGATATTGCAATGCCGAATCGTTTTGAAAAACAATTCACATTTCTAAAAAACAATCCACAAATTGGGCTTTGCGGCACTTGGTTTACTTTTTTTGGAGCTGAAAGCAAAACTATTAAACACGCTGTAGACAGCGACGCTATAAAAGTATCTTTTTTACACAGTTGTAACATTGGAAATCCAACCGTTATGTTTAAAAAAGAAGTATTAGGACATTTAAAATTCGACAATGATTACGTTCCTGCTGAAGATTATGATTTATGGAGCCGATTATTGGCTAAAACTAACTTTTATAATATTCCTGAATCATTATTAAATTACAGACAGCACAATACCAATATCAGTAAAACAAAAATCGATAATGTAAATCGATCTGTAAGAAGAGTAAAAATAAATCAGCTTAAACATTTAGAGATTTCAGATTCTGATCCGAAAATTGATGCTTACTTAAATGCTGTTTCTCTAAAGAAAAAACTTTCTCCTGAAGAAATCATTGAAGCCATAAACGCTTCTAAATATCTTGTTTCTCAAAACGCTAAAGTTCAATATTTCAATCAGGAATTATTTGAAAAACATATCAATAAGGTTTTAATACGCTCTATTAGAAATGCTGCAAGTTACAATAAGTCATTTTATAGATTTCTTAAAAATGATGCTGCTTCATTATTCAGCAAAATCAGTTTATTGGACAGAACGATTATTTATTTTAAATCTTTAAAAGGAAAATAG
- a CDS encoding glycosyltransferase: MRDQNAIISNWENNDAKPVVSILCDAYNHEKFIKETLDGFLSQKTTFPFEIIVHDDASTDNTPAILKEYAEKYPQIVKCILQKENQYSKKVNFWSDVTFPMAKGKYIALCEGDDYWIDEFKLQKQVDFLENNNDYVIAWTDYLNRKDTQLVPNDFKDTLPEVYTIDFNTIFQPYCTYTLTCVFKKDAVDPLDYKKFKYGKDNTLYALALCHGKGAFLNFQGGVYRLHSGGVYSLKTPFFQRYSSYLNIKEIFENIPQSRTANIKKVMSSLLKASAVEALKLRKNDEFKNAEEPKKAIDEFLEQASLLLKIKFLWRYIKSNL; this comes from the coding sequence ATGAGAGATCAAAATGCCATTATTTCAAATTGGGAAAATAATGATGCAAAACCAGTAGTCAGCATTTTATGTGATGCTTATAATCATGAAAAATTTATTAAAGAAACTCTGGACGGTTTTCTAAGCCAGAAAACAACTTTTCCTTTTGAAATAATTGTTCATGATGATGCTTCGACAGATAATACACCTGCTATTTTAAAAGAATATGCAGAAAAATATCCGCAGATTGTTAAATGCATTTTACAGAAAGAAAACCAATATTCTAAAAAAGTAAATTTTTGGAGTGATGTCACTTTTCCTATGGCTAAAGGGAAATATATTGCGTTATGTGAAGGCGACGATTACTGGATTGATGAATTTAAATTACAGAAGCAGGTTGATTTTTTAGAGAACAATAACGATTATGTAATTGCATGGACAGATTATCTTAACAGAAAAGATACTCAATTAGTTCCAAATGATTTTAAAGATACTTTGCCGGAAGTCTATACAATAGATTTTAATACTATTTTCCAGCCTTACTGTACGTATACATTGACTTGTGTTTTCAAAAAAGATGCGGTTGATCCATTGGATTATAAAAAATTTAAATACGGAAAAGATAATACACTCTATGCATTGGCACTTTGCCACGGAAAAGGAGCTTTTCTGAATTTCCAAGGCGGCGTTTACAGATTGCATTCTGGAGGAGTATATTCGTTAAAAACACCATTTTTTCAACGTTATTCCTCATATTTAAATATTAAGGAAATATTCGAAAATATCCCTCAGTCTAGAACGGCGAATATTAAAAAAGTGATGAGTTCTTTGTTAAAAGCTTCGGCTGTTGAAGCTTTAAAACTTCGTAAGAACGATGAATTTAAAAATGCCGAAGAACCTAAAAAAGCGATTGACGAATTTTTAGAACAAGCATCTTTACTGTTAAAAATTAAATTTTTGTGGCGTTATATAAAATCAAATCTATAA
- a CDS encoding glycosyltransferase family 4 protein: MNKNKTVLMICSWLDYKLNLGSFFMEQAAILSNDFNFVLINFRPVKFKIKNYKKFFKIEKNIYENKISILYLYYPSFKILKNKYFLKWIEKKAFRVLHKYLKKDKITIDLIHAQSVFDAAFWALSYNQEYKTPYLLTEHNQFTLRNVDKQKIKKLDMVLKKSKFNLVVSNDVIRQFATNYFFSDFINIGNTVDEKLFNNCNRTKSNFFEIITVGAYAPIKNQIKALRALKIIDDLNYKNIRFTWIGINAWGNNCKEEVTNLIQSFNFKNIKIKVVETASKQEIVSALQKSDVFVFTSLCETFGISPLEALFTGVPVITTQSGGVNEFINEENGVIVPVKDFKAIAENIIKILNNELKFNSELISKNAIASFGIKAFKEKIIPIYNKTINS; this comes from the coding sequence GTGAATAAAAATAAAACTGTTTTAATGATTTGTTCCTGGCTTGATTACAAGCTAAACTTAGGAAGTTTTTTTATGGAACAAGCTGCAATATTAAGTAATGATTTCAATTTTGTTCTAATAAATTTTAGGCCAGTCAAATTTAAAATTAAAAATTACAAGAAGTTTTTTAAGATAGAAAAGAATATCTATGAGAATAAAATTAGTATTCTGTATTTATACTATCCATCGTTTAAAATTTTAAAAAATAAGTATTTTTTAAAATGGATTGAAAAGAAAGCTTTTAGAGTTTTACATAAGTACTTAAAGAAAGATAAAATTACAATTGATTTAATTCACGCACAAAGTGTTTTTGACGCTGCATTTTGGGCTTTAAGTTATAATCAAGAATATAAAACGCCATATTTGTTAACCGAACACAATCAATTTACATTGAGGAATGTTGATAAGCAAAAGATTAAAAAGCTGGATATGGTTTTGAAAAAATCTAAATTTAATTTAGTTGTAAGCAATGATGTAATAAGACAATTTGCAACAAATTATTTTTTTAGCGATTTCATAAACATTGGAAACACAGTAGATGAAAAGCTGTTTAATAATTGCAATAGAACGAAAAGTAATTTTTTTGAAATTATAACTGTTGGCGCATACGCACCAATAAAAAATCAAATAAAGGCTTTAAGAGCACTAAAGATCATTGATGATTTAAATTACAAAAATATTAGATTCACTTGGATTGGTATTAATGCTTGGGGAAATAATTGCAAAGAAGAAGTTACTAACTTAATCCAAAGTTTTAATTTTAAAAATATTAAAATAAAAGTAGTAGAAACAGCTTCAAAGCAAGAAATCGTTTCAGCATTACAAAAGTCAGATGTTTTTGTATTTACAAGTTTATGTGAAACCTTTGGAATCTCACCTTTGGAGGCTTTATTTACTGGAGTGCCAGTAATTACTACTCAATCTGGTGGTGTAAATGAATTTATCAATGAAGAAAATGGAGTTATTGTTCCAGTCAAGGATTTTAAAGCCATTGCAGAAAATATTATAAAAATATTAAATAATGAATTAAAGTTTAATTCAGAATTAATATCTAAAAATGCTATTGCAAGTTTTGGAATCAAAGCATTTAAAGAAAAAATAATTCCGATATATAATAAAACTATTAATTCATGA
- a CDS encoding PglD-related sugar-binding protein: protein MKNLVIVGARGFGREVYDLATQCAGFNIEYVVKGFLDDKSDALEGFANYPQILSSVEDYKIEENDVFVCAMGSIKWKKHYAELILAKGGKFINLIHPSTKLNTNATVGTGLLVFMYANISNDCIIEDFVTIQGYVGLGHDTKICKWAHLSSYSFTGGFVVLEEEATLNTRATILPNVIVRKGATVGAASLVIKNVKENTTVFGIPAKKIEF from the coding sequence ATGAAGAATTTAGTAATTGTAGGAGCAAGAGGTTTTGGCAGAGAAGTTTATGATCTTGCCACTCAGTGTGCTGGTTTTAATATAGAATATGTTGTAAAAGGATTTTTGGATGATAAATCCGATGCTTTAGAAGGATTTGCAAACTATCCGCAGATATTATCTTCTGTAGAAGATTATAAAATTGAAGAAAACGATGTTTTTGTCTGCGCGATGGGATCTATAAAATGGAAAAAACATTATGCAGAATTAATTCTTGCAAAAGGAGGGAAGTTCATCAATTTAATTCATCCTTCGACAAAATTAAATACCAATGCCACTGTAGGAACTGGTTTGCTGGTTTTTATGTATGCTAATATCAGCAATGATTGTATTATAGAAGATTTTGTCACAATTCAAGGTTATGTAGGTTTAGGACACGATACAAAAATATGCAAATGGGCACATTTAAGTTCCTATTCTTTTACAGGCGGTTTTGTTGTTTTGGAAGAAGAAGCAACCTTAAACACAAGAGCTACAATATTGCCAAACGTTATTGTTCGTAAAGGAGCTACGGTTGGGGCCGCGAGTCTGGTTATTAAAAACGTCAAAGAAAATACAACTGTTTTTGGTATTCCGGCTAAGAAAATAGAATTTTAA
- a CDS encoding ketoacyl-ACP synthase III yields the protein MKANIKAISYYLPEAVLSNDLINKDFPEWDIEKISSKTGINSRHISASDEFSSDMAVKAAEKLFAEHHIDRSTIDFLLFCTQSPDYFLPTTACIIQEKLGLNTSIGALDYNLGCSGFVYGLSLAKGLIAGGMARNILLITSETYSKFIHPKDKSNKTIFGDAAAATLISSEKGFCSIGDFIFGTDGKGAENLIVKQGGMRFPVSDSNDIEDEFGNIRNDKNLYMNGTEIFNFTGEFVPKLTESILEKSNLSKDDIDLFIFHQANKYMLNHLRKKIKIPEDKFFIAMDHCGNTVSSTIPIAVYEAQKQEKLTDIKNVVLAGFGVGYSWAACNLIIE from the coding sequence ATGAAAGCGAATATAAAAGCCATTTCGTATTATCTGCCCGAAGCAGTTTTATCAAATGATTTAATCAACAAGGATTTTCCAGAATGGGATATTGAAAAAATTAGTTCTAAAACTGGAATTAATTCTCGTCATATAAGTGCTTCAGATGAGTTCTCGTCAGATATGGCTGTAAAAGCAGCTGAAAAGCTTTTTGCAGAACATCATATTGATAGATCAACGATCGATTTTTTATTGTTTTGCACGCAGAGTCCAGATTATTTTCTGCCAACGACAGCTTGTATTATTCAAGAAAAATTAGGTTTAAATACTTCAATTGGAGCATTAGATTATAATTTAGGATGTTCTGGTTTTGTATACGGATTAAGTTTGGCAAAAGGATTAATCGCTGGTGGAATGGCTAGAAATATTCTGCTGATTACATCCGAAACTTATTCTAAATTCATTCATCCAAAAGATAAAAGCAATAAAACCATTTTTGGAGATGCCGCTGCCGCAACGCTAATATCAAGCGAAAAAGGCTTTTGTTCGATTGGTGATTTTATTTTTGGAACAGATGGAAAAGGAGCTGAAAATCTTATTGTAAAACAAGGCGGAATGCGTTTTCCAGTTTCAGATAGTAATGACATTGAAGATGAATTTGGAAACATCCGAAACGATAAAAACCTATACATGAACGGAACAGAAATTTTCAATTTTACAGGAGAATTTGTTCCTAAACTTACCGAATCAATTCTGGAAAAATCGAATTTATCAAAAGACGATATCGACCTTTTTATTTTTCATCAGGCCAATAAATACATGCTGAATCATTTAAGGAAAAAGATAAAAATTCCTGAAGATAAATTTTTCATCGCCATGGATCATTGCGGAAATACCGTTTCATCGACCATTCCTATTGCTGTTTATGAAGCTCAGAAACAAGAGAAGTTAACGGATATAAAAAATGTAGTATTGGCAGGTTTTGGCGTGGGATATTCGTGGGCAGCTTGTAATTTAATTATCGAATAA
- a CDS encoding SDR family NAD(P)-dependent oxidoreductase, whose amino-acid sequence MNPFDLSGKKILVTGASSGIGFETCRAIVRQGGTFIAVARRTDFLEKLIEECGSQNSFIAADLSQMDDIKAIVDAIENIDGIVHSAGIVSLAPVKFYSEQLMKEMRSINFDSITYLVNLIFKKKKINKGSSIVLVSSVAGLFGMKGNGIYAASKGALIAISKVWANEFAVSKTRVNCVSPGMVKTEITSKSIENLSLEVIQEDEKKYPLGYGAPEQVADPIVFLLSDASSWITGQNLVLDGGRTSTI is encoded by the coding sequence ATGAACCCATTCGATTTATCAGGAAAGAAAATTTTAGTGACCGGAGCCTCTTCTGGAATTGGCTTTGAGACTTGCCGTGCCATTGTAAGACAAGGCGGTACTTTTATCGCTGTGGCCAGACGTACTGATTTTCTTGAGAAATTAATCGAAGAATGCGGTAGCCAGAATAGTTTTATAGCTGCTGATTTGTCTCAAATGGACGATATAAAAGCTATTGTAGATGCTATTGAAAACATCGATGGAATTGTTCATTCGGCTGGAATTGTTTCTTTGGCTCCAGTTAAATTCTATTCAGAACAGTTAATGAAGGAAATGAGAAGTATCAATTTCGATTCTATTACCTATCTCGTTAATTTGATTTTTAAAAAGAAAAAAATAAACAAAGGAAGTTCAATTGTTTTGGTTTCATCTGTTGCAGGTTTATTCGGAATGAAAGGAAACGGAATTTATGCTGCCAGTAAAGGAGCTTTAATTGCGATTTCAAAAGTCTGGGCAAATGAATTTGCAGTCAGCAAAACCCGTGTTAATTGTGTTTCGCCTGGTATGGTAAAAACAGAAATAACCTCAAAATCTATCGAAAATTTATCTCTGGAAGTAATTCAAGAAGACGAAAAGAAATACCCGCTGGGTTATGGAGCACCTGAACAAGTTGCTGATCCAATCGTGTTTTTACTATCAGATGCTTCGAGCTGGATTACAGGTCAGAATTTAGTTTTAGACGGAGGAAGAACTTCAACAATATAA
- a CDS encoding aromatic ring-hydroxylating oxygenase subunit alpha — protein MIKNLNYIDEEIYLKEKSLFLNESWILAAHKNELLNNNDFVTFEYYENKIFIQNFNGAIKSFQNVCLHRFNTIHEEPFGNRVSSCLYHNWTYGKKGNVIGLMCRNSFERDHINELKLKEYEVAQCGDFIFLKLNDQFNDTLEEYLGNIYTPLEEISRHFGSKTIDYSIEHKVNWKLLVENVLECYHCTAVHENSFAKMGFGSLPPEKFDFYNAHSWCEFPKGEDVKPNKIIEKALSARTFKTQGYLHFHIYPNAFVSTVEGKGFYLGFMLPQSPSKTILRVRYFAAKFEKELSESEQNIIDFINNSSNESLDLVLNEDKKIIESVQSNLANFKDHSPIFGEEEFRILKYYDYLNTKHELK, from the coding sequence ATGATAAAGAATTTAAATTACATAGACGAAGAAATTTACCTGAAAGAGAAGTCTTTATTTTTAAATGAATCCTGGATTTTAGCCGCGCACAAAAACGAATTACTAAATAACAACGATTTTGTAACTTTTGAATACTACGAGAATAAAATTTTCATTCAAAATTTTAACGGTGCGATAAAGTCTTTTCAAAATGTTTGCCTTCACAGGTTTAATACCATTCACGAAGAACCTTTTGGGAATCGTGTTTCGTCTTGTTTGTATCACAACTGGACATACGGAAAGAAAGGAAATGTAATTGGTTTAATGTGTCGAAATTCATTTGAAAGGGATCATATTAATGAATTGAAATTAAAAGAATACGAAGTGGCTCAATGTGGCGATTTTATATTTTTAAAATTGAATGATCAATTCAATGATACTTTAGAAGAATATTTAGGAAATATTTATACTCCGCTTGAAGAAATAAGCAGACATTTTGGATCAAAAACAATTGATTATTCTATTGAACATAAAGTAAACTGGAAACTTCTGGTTGAAAACGTTTTAGAATGTTATCATTGTACGGCAGTACATGAAAACTCATTTGCAAAAATGGGATTTGGTTCATTACCACCCGAAAAATTCGATTTTTATAATGCGCACAGTTGGTGTGAGTTTCCAAAAGGAGAAGATGTAAAACCCAATAAAATTATAGAAAAAGCCCTTTCAGCAAGAACTTTTAAAACACAAGGATATCTTCATTTCCATATTTACCCAAATGCTTTTGTAAGTACTGTTGAAGGAAAAGGATTTTATTTAGGTTTTATGCTGCCACAATCTCCATCGAAAACCATTTTAAGAGTTCGTTATTTCGCTGCAAAATTTGAAAAAGAATTAAGCGAATCAGAACAGAATATTATTGATTTTATTAATAATAGTTCAAATGAATCCTTGGATTTGGTTTTAAATGAAGATAAAAAAATCATTGAAAGCGTGCAGTCAAATCTGGCAAACTTTAAAGATCATTCGCCAATATTTGGTGAAGAAGAATTTAGGATTTTAAAGTACTACGATTATTTAAATACAAAACACGAATTAAAATAA
- a CDS encoding 3-oxoacyl-ACP synthase III family protein produces the protein MAAFSVNDVAIKGISCSVPKNKELNVDLDILTQEEIQKFIEATGVEERRIAPKDLCTSDLCCKAAEKLITDLNWQKSEIEILVFVSQTADYILPVSAAILQDRLGLSTDCIAFDVPLGCSGYVYGISIIAGMMKASGLKKGLLLAGDTSSKLLSKTDKSTVPLFGDGGSATAFELDESAESLQFDLGTDGSGYKTIMINDGGSRNRISSESLIYQTISPGIERNACQLILDGMDVFGFGISQAPKTVNKLIEKFEIDKDNINHFVFHQANLMMNKMIAKKLKLPAEKVPYSLKEFGNTSSTTIPLTIVTQLKDNLANTSQSLILCGFGVGLSWGTAKVKLDNIVISDLIEI, from the coding sequence ATGGCAGCTTTTTCAGTAAATGATGTTGCAATAAAAGGTATTTCATGCAGTGTTCCTAAAAATAAGGAACTCAATGTAGACCTTGATATACTAACACAAGAAGAAATTCAAAAATTTATTGAGGCAACCGGAGTTGAAGAACGACGTATTGCACCAAAAGATCTTTGTACATCTGATTTATGTTGCAAAGCTGCTGAAAAATTAATTACAGATTTAAATTGGCAGAAAAGTGAAATAGAAATTCTGGTTTTTGTTTCGCAGACTGCTGATTATATTTTGCCTGTTTCTGCAGCTATACTTCAGGACAGATTAGGACTTTCTACAGACTGCATTGCTTTTGATGTGCCTCTGGGATGTTCCGGTTATGTGTACGGAATCTCTATTATTGCCGGAATGATGAAAGCTTCTGGTTTAAAGAAAGGACTTTTATTAGCCGGCGACACTAGCAGTAAATTACTTTCGAAAACTGATAAAAGTACCGTTCCGCTTTTTGGAGATGGAGGAAGTGCTACAGCATTTGAATTGGATGAAAGCGCAGAAAGCTTACAGTTTGATTTAGGTACTGATGGTTCAGGCTATAAAACGATTATGATTAATGACGGAGGTTCAAGAAATAGAATTAGTTCTGAATCTTTAATTTATCAAACAATTTCTCCGGGAATTGAAAGAAATGCATGCCAGCTTATTTTAGATGGTATGGATGTTTTTGGTTTTGGTATTTCGCAAGCACCCAAAACAGTAAATAAACTTATTGAAAAATTTGAAATCGATAAGGACAATATCAATCATTTTGTATTTCATCAGGCCAATTTAATGATGAATAAAATGATTGCCAAAAAATTAAAATTACCTGCAGAAAAAGTACCATACTCCTTAAAAGAATTTGGAAATACTTCTTCTACAACAATTCCGTTAACAATAGTTACGCAATTAAAAGACAATTTAGCCAATACTTCTCAGAGTTTAATACTTTGCGGTTTCGGCGTTGGTTTATCTTGGGGAACAGCGAAAGTAAAGCTTGATAACATTGTGATTTCAGATTTAATCGAAATATGA
- a CDS encoding phosphopantetheine-binding protein encodes MEINAFLKNFADILDDTDAALITQETVFRDLDEWNSLTALSLIAMADEEYDVKLTGDDIKSSNSLQDIFEIIKNKA; translated from the coding sequence ATGGAAATCAATGCCTTTTTGAAAAATTTTGCAGATATTTTAGATGATACAGATGCAGCTTTAATTACTCAAGAAACTGTTTTTAGAGATTTAGACGAATGGAATTCGCTAACGGCTCTTTCATTAATCGCTATGGCAGATGAAGAATATGATGTAAAATTAACAGGAGATGATATTAAATCTTCGAATTCTTTACAAGACATTTTTGAAATTATTAAAAATAAAGCATAA